The following are encoded together in the Microcoleus sp. FACHB-68 genome:
- the psbQ gene encoding photosystem II protein PsbQ yields MFTARYRSILAGILAILTVFVVSCSSPTATKPPTYTTAQIEQIHKYVPKITDLRDRMGALPSLLKNRDWVNVQTFIHGPLGSLRQDMAYLSQNLLPKEQSAARQAAKDIFVHLEALDKAAQESNYEVAVENFGEAMKDFNAFLQAIPQV; encoded by the coding sequence ATGTTTACCGCACGCTATCGTTCAATCCTGGCCGGCATTCTGGCAATTCTGACTGTGTTTGTGGTCAGCTGTAGCAGTCCGACAGCAACCAAGCCTCCCACCTACACCACGGCTCAAATTGAGCAAATTCACAAATACGTCCCAAAAATCACTGATTTGCGCGACCGTATGGGAGCACTCCCAAGCCTGCTCAAAAACCGCGACTGGGTAAATGTGCAGACGTTTATTCATGGGCCTTTGGGCAGCCTGCGTCAAGACATGGCCTACCTCAGCCAAAATCTCCTTCCCAAAGAACAGTCGGCAGCGCGTCAAGCAGCTAAAGACATTTTTGTTCATCTAGAGGCGCTTGATAAAGCCGCTCAAGAGAGCAACTATGAAGTAGCTGTGGAAAATTTTGGGGAAGCGATGAAGGATTTCAACGCCTTCTTGCAGGCAATTCCCCAAGTGTGA
- a CDS encoding histidine kinase codes for MLASSEKPTNSDAPLQLLLFVDKRPNSRHHIRQIRHYLQEVKTDYPFELQIVDVGEHPYLAEHFKLIATPALIKIHPEPRQTLAGTNLVAQLENCWARWQRSVADYMVHLKSKAESIEPATSETCISSVTYSAEMMRLSDEIFCLKQEKEELLDQLQFKDRLIAMLAHDLRNPLTAASIALETLESNYAPQNGRNFSLTPALTAQLIKHARTQTRFINRMITDLLQAANGSNAQLHIHPKPLNLGTLCEDAIEQFQERLSQKSQILKTDIPSDLPNVYADQERVRQVIVNLLDNAIKYTLEGGIIQVSVLHRTTQKVQVSICDNGLGIPKENQKHIFEDHFRLKRDENQDGYGIGLSLCQRIIRAHHGQIWVDSAPDQGSCFHFTLPVYRK; via the coding sequence ATGTTAGCATCTTCTGAAAAGCCTACCAACTCTGATGCACCTTTACAGCTACTGCTGTTTGTAGATAAACGTCCGAACTCCCGGCACCATATCCGCCAAATTCGCCATTATCTGCAGGAAGTCAAGACAGATTACCCCTTTGAGCTGCAGATCGTCGATGTGGGAGAACACCCCTATTTAGCCGAACACTTTAAACTCATCGCCACGCCGGCGTTGATTAAAATCCATCCTGAACCCAGGCAGACGCTAGCCGGCACGAATTTGGTCGCCCAATTAGAGAATTGCTGGGCGCGGTGGCAGCGTTCTGTTGCCGATTACATGGTTCACTTAAAGTCTAAAGCCGAGTCAATCGAACCGGCCACTTCAGAAACCTGCATCAGTTCCGTGACTTATTCAGCGGAAATGATGCGGCTGTCGGACGAAATTTTTTGCTTGAAGCAAGAAAAGGAAGAACTGCTCGATCAACTACAGTTCAAAGACCGGCTAATTGCGATGCTAGCGCACGATCTTCGCAATCCCCTCACGGCAGCTTCGATTGCGCTAGAAACTTTAGAATCTAACTATGCGCCACAGAATGGAAGAAATTTTAGCTTAACGCCGGCCTTAACTGCTCAGTTAATTAAACACGCCCGCACTCAAACGCGTTTTATTAACCGAATGATCACCGATCTTTTGCAAGCGGCGAACGGTTCAAACGCTCAATTACACATTCACCCCAAACCGCTCAATCTTGGAACTCTCTGCGAAGATGCAATTGAACAATTTCAAGAGCGCTTAAGCCAAAAATCCCAGATTTTGAAAACAGATATTCCCAGCGATTTACCCAATGTTTATGCGGATCAAGAGCGGGTACGCCAAGTAATCGTTAATCTTTTGGATAATGCGATTAAATATACGCTTGAAGGCGGCATTATTCAAGTCTCTGTGCTTCACCGCACAACTCAAAAAGTTCAGGTGAGTATTTGTGATAATGGGTTGGGAATTCCTAAGGAAAATCAAAAGCACATTTTTGAAGATCATTTTCGCCTGAAACGCGATGAAAATCAAGATGGCTATGGAATTGGTCTTTCTTTATGTCAGCGGATCATTCGGGCGCATCACGGCCAAATTTGGGTAGATTCCGCTCCCGATCAAGGCAGTTGTTTTCATTTCACGCTGCCGGTTTATCGGAAATAA
- a CDS encoding DUF2079 domain-containing protein, translated as MLLRLHKDPWRLVVSVAVVFFVLSLIFTLHRHFSFYASYDQGIFNQVFWNGIHGRFFQSSLSSTLSTNVVHDGQVPEVFYHRLGQHFTPALLLWLPLYALFPSPVTLIVLQVTLVTCAGGVLYLLAREYLEPALAARIAVSFYAANAIIGPTLSNFHDLCQIPLFVFGLLLAMEKRWWWLFWLLAILILAVREDSGVILFGVGFYAIVSKRFPRVGLALCTLSFAYMVILTNAIMPLFSQDISRRFMIERFGQYVDNDKATTLDILWAIISKPWRLIAELFSPFFGTIKYLLGQWLPLAFVPALSPASWAIAGFPLLQIFMQRGESAIAINIRYAMAVVPGLFYGAILWWHHHPEWFKKPSFRRFWAICIGLSLLFCLTSNPNRTFSFLIPDSIQPWVYVSLPRQWHHVGYIRSFLKQIPPDASVSASTYIVPHLSSRREILRFPDLQLRNDAREVEKVDYAIADLWQLQQYQTAFKSDRQKLQETVPVIEQVTGSGEYGIVDFKDGVIFMQKGVASEPAAVAAWQVFRKEIEPILQKPA; from the coding sequence ATGTTGTTGCGCTTGCATAAAGATCCCTGGCGGTTGGTGGTGAGTGTTGCGGTTGTGTTTTTTGTTCTCAGCCTAATCTTCACACTACACCGGCACTTTAGTTTCTACGCCTCCTATGACCAAGGCATTTTTAACCAGGTCTTTTGGAACGGCATTCATGGTCGTTTTTTTCAAAGTTCTCTCTCTTCTACCCTATCGACCAACGTCGTTCACGATGGCCAAGTTCCAGAGGTTTTTTACCACCGGCTAGGGCAGCATTTTACCCCAGCTTTGTTGCTGTGGCTGCCTCTATACGCCCTGTTTCCCTCTCCAGTCACCCTGATTGTATTGCAGGTAACATTAGTCACTTGTGCCGGCGGGGTGCTGTATTTACTCGCTAGAGAGTATCTAGAGCCGGCCTTAGCAGCACGGATCGCCGTCAGCTTTTATGCAGCCAATGCCATAATTGGCCCAACTTTATCAAACTTCCACGACCTTTGCCAGATCCCCCTGTTCGTCTTTGGGCTACTACTGGCGATGGAAAAACGCTGGTGGTGGCTATTTTGGCTTTTGGCAATTTTGATTTTAGCCGTTAGGGAAGATAGCGGAGTTATCTTATTTGGCGTCGGTTTTTATGCAATTGTCAGCAAGCGATTTCCCCGCGTTGGCTTAGCTTTATGCACCCTCAGCTTTGCCTATATGGTAATTCTCACGAATGCAATCATGCCCTTATTTTCCCAGGATATTTCTCGCCGGTTTATGATAGAACGGTTTGGTCAATATGTGGATAATGACAAAGCCACGACGCTAGATATTCTTTGGGCTATTATCAGTAAACCGTGGCGCTTGATTGCAGAATTATTCTCACCATTTTTTGGCACGATTAAATACTTGTTGGGTCAATGGTTGCCCTTGGCATTTGTGCCGGCACTTTCACCGGCTTCTTGGGCAATTGCCGGATTTCCCTTGTTGCAAATTTTCATGCAGCGCGGCGAGTCTGCCATCGCGATTAACATTCGCTATGCAATGGCAGTTGTGCCAGGGCTATTTTACGGCGCAATTCTCTGGTGGCACCACCATCCAGAATGGTTTAAAAAGCCCTCGTTTCGTCGGTTTTGGGCAATTTGTATCGGCCTTTCTCTGCTGTTTTGCTTAACTTCCAACCCGAATCGAACGTTTTCTTTCCTAATCCCAGATTCGATTCAGCCTTGGGTGTATGTGTCGCTGCCTAGGCAGTGGCATCATGTGGGTTACATTCGCTCATTTTTAAAACAAATTCCACCGGATGCCAGCGTTTCTGCCAGCACTTATATTGTGCCCCATCTGTCTAGCCGGCGAGAAATCCTTCGCTTCCCTGATTTACAGCTACGCAATGATGCTAGGGAAGTTGAGAAAGTAGACTATGCGATTGCTGACTTGTGGCAGTTACAGCAGTACCAAACCGCCTTTAAAAGTGACCGACAAAAATTGCAGGAAACGGTGCCGGTGATCGAGCAGGTCACAGGGAGCGGAGAATATGGCATTGTTGACTTTAAAGATGGGGTCATTTTTATGCAAAAGGGTGTTGCTTCAGAGCCGGCTGCTGTTGCAGCATGGCAAGTTTTTCGCAAAGAAATTGAACCGATCTTGCAGAAACCTGCCTAG